In the Blautia coccoides genome, AGATGATGCAGGAAGATCTGACACTGCGTGTGGAGAATGATTCCGCCAACCGTCAGACACTGATCTATGGTATCGGTGAACAGCATCTTGACATTGTGGTGAGCAAGTTAAAAGAGCGCTACAAAGTAGATATTGAACTTTCAAAACCAAAGGTTCCGTTCCGTGAGACCATCCGCAAAAAAGCGGACGTGGAGGCCAAATATAAGAAACAGTCCGGTGGACATGGACAGTACGGTCATGTTAAGATGACCTTTGAGCCGTCAGGTGATCTGGAGAAGCCCTACGTATTCGAGCAGATCGTAGTGGGCGGCGCGGTTCCTAAGAACTACTTCCCGGCAGTGGAAAAGGGTGTTCAGGATTCTGTGGTGAAAGGACCTCTGGCTGCCTATCCGGTAGTAGGTGTGAAGGCAGTGCTCTACGATGGCTCCTACCATCCGGTAGACTCCTCCGAGATGGCATTTAAGACAGCGGCTGTCCAGGCATTTAAGAAGGGCTTCATGGAAGCTTCTCCGGTTCTGCTGGAGCCGATCGTCTCCATGAAAGTAATGGTTCCTGACAAATATACCGGCGATGTTATGGGCGACCTGAACAAACGCCGCGGCCGTGTGTTGGGCATGAATCCGGATCCTGACCATAAAGGATGCACGGTAGTGGAAGCAGATGTACCTATGCTTTCTATCTACGGATATTCTACAGATCTGCGCTCCATGACAGGCGGAAGCGGAAACTTCTCCTTTGAGTTCTCACGCTACGAGCAGGCTCCTTCCGATATCCAGGAAAAAGAGATTGCAGCCCGCGCAAGTGCGGAAGAGAATGAATAATCAGATATTTTTACCCCGGAGACCGATCAATTCGGTTTTCCGGGGCTTTTTTATGAAAAAACTTGTAACCCGTCTTTTCTCATGGTAAACTGTACCCTAAACAGACAGAAAGGATTTGGTAAAAGTATGAAGAAAAAAATTGCAGCAGGTTTTGCTGTGGTGATCCTGGCATTCCTCTATTACTATTTTACGCTGCCGGCCATTAATATCCACGAGAGTGGTTTCTGGTTCTTCCTGGCAGCTATTGTAGTGGTGATCTTGGCAGTGTACGGAATCAGAAAACGCTTCCACAGTTTGGGGGATGTGAAAGAGAATAAAGTCATGAAAGGCGGAATTCTGGTGATCGCAGCCATCGTTGTTGTGTATGCCATCGGAAGCCTTCTTTCTTCCCCTATCATTAACGCCAACAAGTATCAGCAGCTTGCAACACCTGAAGAAAGGGATTTTACAGAAGATATTGAGGAGATCAGCTACAATCAGATTCCTCTTCTTGATAAAGATTCCGCGGAGCTTCTGGGAAACAGAAAGATGGGAAGCATGGTGGATATGGTTTCCCAGTTTGAGGTCAGCAACATCTATTCACAGATCAACTATCAGGGACAGCCTTACAGAGTGACGCCTCTTGTCTATGCCAGTCCCATTAAGTGGCTGACAAACCAGAAGGAAGGAATTCCGGCCTATATCCGGATTGACATGGCAACACAGAATACAGAGCTTGTGAAGCTGGAAAAAGGGATTAGATATTCCGAATCCGAATATTTCAACAGAAATATCTACAGGCATCTGCGGTTCAATTATCCAACCTACATGTTTGACCAGTTGAGCTTTGAGATCAACGACGAGGGAGTTCCCTATTGGATCTGTCCTGTTAAGAAGTTTAACATCGGTCTTTTTGGCGGCCAGACCATCGGAAAGGTGGTTCTCTGCAACGCTGTCACAGGCGAAACAGAAGAATACAAGATAGAGGACTGTCCCCAGTGGGTAGACCGTGCCTATCCGGCAGATCTTCTGATCCAGCTCTACAATTATCACGGAATGCTGAAAAACGGATTCTTCAACAGTATTCTGGGACAGAAGGGCTGTCTTAAGACAACAGACGGCTATAATTATCTGGCACTGGAGGATGACGTATGGGTATACACAGGCATCACCTCTGTCAGCGGCGACCGTTCCAACGTGGGATTTGTCCTGATGAACCAGCGTACCATGGAGACAAGATATTATTCCTGTGCCGGTGCTGAGGAGTATTCCGCTATGGAATCGGCAGAAGGGCAGGTACAGAACTTAAAATACACGGCAGCCTTCCCTCTGCTTTTGAACATTTCCGGAGAGCCAACATATTTTATGGCGCTGAAGGACGGCGCGGGCCTGGTGAAAAAATACGCCATGGTCAATATACAAAAGTATCAGAATGTGGCCATCGGAGATACTGTGGCAGAATGTGAGAAGGCCTATGTGAAGCTGCTGTCAGCAAATGGCATTTCCTCCGAAGGCGGAGAGCTTACGATGGAGACCGTATCCGGTAAGATCAAGCGTGTGGCACAGGCAGTCATTGACGGGAATTCCCACTTCTATGTGGTGCTGGAGAACAAGGATCTGGTATTTGACATACCGGTCACAGAGTATCCGGAGATCGTAAAATATGACGTGGGAGATACCCTTACCATTGAATATACCGAGGGTGAGCCGGTCTGCACGGTGATTTCCCTGCAGGAATAGGATTTTTTTGGGAAGAAACAACTTAGAGTCTTGACAAAATCTGGCGATATCGGTAGAATAACAGGTAGTCTATGAACAAATAGCCAATATTGAAGAGACTGTGAAGAGGAGTAGTAAAGAGCATCCTCTATTCCAGAGAGCTGCCGGCTGGTGTGAGGCAGTATAGAGAAGCTTTTGAACTGGCCTCGGAGTCCCCGTACTGATAGCCGTATGCAGGTAGGTGCGGGCGGGAGTTCCCGTTACAGAACCTGAATGAGTGCATCCGGCATTGCGGATGAATTAGAGTGGTACCACGGAAAAATAAGCCCTTTCGTCTCTAAATATAGTGACTAAAGGGCTTTTTCTATGCTTATGCATATATTCAGAAGGTGCCCGGCGGGGTATTGAGAAATGAAAACCAGGAGGAATGAAATTATGGCAGTACCTTATAATCATAAGGCGATCGAACAGAAATGGAGAAAAAACTGGGAAGAAAAACCGGTGAACACAGATGACGGCCAAAAGCCAAAATACTACTGTCTGGATATGTTTCCGTATCCGTCAGGAAACGGTCTTCACGTAGGCCATTGGAGAGGTTATGTGATCTCTGATGTGTGGAGCCGCTATAAGATGATGCAGGGTTATTATCTGATCCACCCTATGGGATGGGATGCCTTCGGCCTTCCGGCTGAGAACTACGCTATCAAGATGGGGGTTCATCCCGCAAAATCCACAGCACAGAATGTGGCAAATATCAAAAAACAGATCAATGATATTGCAGCCATTTATGACTGGGACAGAGAAGTCAACACTACAGACCCGGGCTTCTACAAATGGACACAGTGGATTTTCGTAAAAATGTTCAAAGAGGGTCTTGCGTATGAGAAGGAGTTCCCCATCAACTGGTGTCCTTCCTGTAAGACTGGTCTTGCCAACGAGGAAGTAGTAAACGGATGCTGTGAGCGCTGCGGTTCCACTGTGACCAAGAAGAACCTGCGCCAGTGGATGCTCCGCATCACAAAATACGCAGACCGTCTGTTAAGTGATCTGGACAAGCTGGACTGGCCGGAGAAAGTGAAAAAGATGCAGTCTGACTGGATCGGAAAGTCCTACGGAGCTGAGGTGGATTTCCCAGTTGAGGGAAGAGATGAGAAGATCACGGTCTACACCACTAGACCGGATACCCTTCACGGCGCAACCTTTATGGTACTGGCACCGGAGCATAAGCTGGCCGCTTCTCTGGCAACACCGGAGACAAAGGAGGCTGTGGAGAAGTATATCTATGATGCTTCCATGAAGTCCAATGTAGACCGTCTCCAGGACAAGGAAAAGACAGGCGTGTTCACAGGAACTTACGCTGTCAATCCGTTAAACGGAGCGAAGGTTCCCATCTGGCTGTCCGACTATGTACTGGCTGACTACGGCACAGGTGCCATTATGTGCGTGCCTGCCCATGATGACCGTGACTTTGAGTTCGCTGTAAAATTCAATATTCCGATCATCCAGGTTATCGCCAAAGACGGAAAAGAGATTGAGAATATGACAGAGGCCTACACAGAGGCAAGCGGAACCATGATCAATTCCGGGGAATGGAACGGCATGGAGTCCTCTGTCCTGAAAAAAGAAGCGCCGGTCATGATCGAAAAAATGGGTATCGGCAAGAAAACCGTCAATTATAAACTGCGTGACTGGGTCTTCTCCCGTCAGCGTTACTGGGGAGAGCCGATCCCCATTATCCACTGCCCGCACTGTGGCAATGTTCCGGTTCCGGAAGACCAGCTTCCCCTGACACTGCCGGAGGTGGAATCCTATGAGCCTACAGGTACCGGTGAATCACCCCTTGCGGCCATTGACGAGTGGGTCAATACCACCTGTCCGGTCTGCAAAGCAGCGGCAAAGCGTGAGACGAATACCATGCCTCAGTGGGCAGGCTCCTCCTGGTATTTCCTCCGTTACGTGGATAATAAAAATGACGAAGCCCTTGTTTCAAAAGAAAAAGCAGATAAATATCTGCCGGTGGATATGTATATCGGCGGAGTAGAGCATGCGGTTCTCCATCTTCTGTACTCCCGTTTCTATACCAAGTTTTTATATGATATCGGGGCCATTGACTTTGATGAGCCGTTTCAGAAGCTGTTCAACCAGGGTATGATCACCGGAAAGAACGGTATTAAGATGAGCAAATCAAAAGGAAATGTGGTTTCTCCGGATGATCTGGTAAGAGATTACGGCTGTGACTCCCTGCGACTCTACGAACTGTTCGTAGGCCCGCCGGAACTGGATGCAGAGTGGGATGACAGAGGTATTGACGGTGTGTACCGTTTCCTGAACCGTTTCTGGAAGCTGGCTATGGACAGTCTGGAGGCAGGGGTATCTGAGACAAAAGAGATGGTGAAGCTTCGCCATAAGCTTGTCTTCGACATTACCCAGCGTCTGGAGAGCTTCAGCCTGAATACGGTTATCTCCGGATTCATGGAATACAACAATAAACTCATCGAGCTTGCCAAGAAGACAGGCGGCATTGACAAAGAGACCATAGAAACCTTCGTTAAGCTGCTGGCGCCTTTTGCGCCCCATCTGACAGAGGAGATATGGGAGGCATACGGACATGGAGATTCCGTATTCCATACCGAATGGCCAAAAGCAGATGAGGAGGCCATGAAGGATGATGAGATCGAAGTGCCGGTTCAGATCAACGGCAAGACGAGAGCTGTCATCAGCATCAGCGCGGAGGCATCCAAGGAGGAGGCTATCGTCGCAGGAAAAGAGGCAATTGCAGATAAACTGACTGGAACCATTGTAAAAGAGATCTATGTTCCTCGAAAGATAATCAATATAGTGCAAAAATAAAGCGTTTCATGATTTGGGACGGCCGGAAGTGATTCCGGGCCGTCCCGTTTTTTATATCATAAAAAGCCTATTTGGCAGGATTCTTTTGGTATTTATATTGTGTTTTAGGTCAGTTTACAAGAGACTACACGCAGACCGTGAAACGGGCTGCTGACAACAAACGGCGGTATGCTCCCGGAGAGGGCAGCATACCGCCTGTTTTGTTGTCTGGGGAATCCAAAGGGGCTTGCCCCTTGGCACACGACTTTGCGAAGCAAAGTGTAGTGTGTTATACGCTCTGTCGGCGTTGCCGTGAAAATGCCGTTGCCGCCGTGGAGGGCAACGGCATTTGAAGCGGCAGGAAAACAGGCTGTGCTTGCGGGGCGGGATGCCACAAGCGCAGGACTGTTTTCGCCAGCAAACAGGGCGTATATGAAGCCCCCGGCCCTCGCCCCCGCTTGGACATCGGGTCAAGTTAGCCCGATGTTGTGTATAGACACTCGGCAAAAATAGCAGAACGGACGGCAACCGTCAAGGCTGAAATGAACGGGCTTACGCCCGACCTTGACCGCCGCCGCCCGTCCCGCTGAATGGGTAGACAAGACGGACAATCCCATACTGTGCTTGTCCGCCGTCAAAGTTATTTTGAGGCTGTCCGTTCTCTCAAAATTAGAGTGGGGGGGAAAGCCATTTTAGGGCTTTCCCGCCTTGATTACTCATAAGCAAAGACGTGCGAGGCTGTCAACGGCGGCGCTGTAAGCGCCGTTCATCTTGACCGTTGACTGGCTCGGCTGGCTTTGCTATCTCCCAGACGAGGAATTGTTGAAAGATGTTATAATGAAATCCAATATCTTTGTATTATTCCACTTTTACTTAAACCTACTGTATCAGAAATTTCGTTCTCCAACATCCCACCATTTTTAATAATCGTTCTTTGTGAAGCTACATTTCCTTTATCGCAGGTTAATAAAACCTTACTTTCTCCGAAGTCGCGACAAATGGGCAAAACCAGTTTTAGCATTTCAGACGCGTACCCTTTTTGCCTTTCTGATGGACGAATACTATATCCAATATTG is a window encoding:
- the leuS gene encoding leucine--tRNA ligase, which gives rise to MAVPYNHKAIEQKWRKNWEEKPVNTDDGQKPKYYCLDMFPYPSGNGLHVGHWRGYVISDVWSRYKMMQGYYLIHPMGWDAFGLPAENYAIKMGVHPAKSTAQNVANIKKQINDIAAIYDWDREVNTTDPGFYKWTQWIFVKMFKEGLAYEKEFPINWCPSCKTGLANEEVVNGCCERCGSTVTKKNLRQWMLRITKYADRLLSDLDKLDWPEKVKKMQSDWIGKSYGAEVDFPVEGRDEKITVYTTRPDTLHGATFMVLAPEHKLAASLATPETKEAVEKYIYDASMKSNVDRLQDKEKTGVFTGTYAVNPLNGAKVPIWLSDYVLADYGTGAIMCVPAHDDRDFEFAVKFNIPIIQVIAKDGKEIENMTEAYTEASGTMINSGEWNGMESSVLKKEAPVMIEKMGIGKKTVNYKLRDWVFSRQRYWGEPIPIIHCPHCGNVPVPEDQLPLTLPEVESYEPTGTGESPLAAIDEWVNTTCPVCKAAAKRETNTMPQWAGSSWYFLRYVDNKNDEALVSKEKADKYLPVDMYIGGVEHAVLHLLYSRFYTKFLYDIGAIDFDEPFQKLFNQGMITGKNGIKMSKSKGNVVSPDDLVRDYGCDSLRLYELFVGPPELDAEWDDRGIDGVYRFLNRFWKLAMDSLEAGVSETKEMVKLRHKLVFDITQRLESFSLNTVISGFMEYNNKLIELAKKTGGIDKETIETFVKLLAPFAPHLTEEIWEAYGHGDSVFHTEWPKADEEAMKDDEIEVPVQINGKTRAVISISAEASKEEAIVAGKEAIADKLTGTIVKEIYVPRKIINIVQK
- a CDS encoding GNAT family N-acetyltransferase, whose product is MSYKEEMSQNGDSFDGCAGLEDVYSFDEWIDFEGRLRKKYKTGYVPSEVFLAVRQSDKFLVGMIDFRHPLSDFLKNYGGNIGYSIRPSERQKGYASEMLKLVLPICRDFGESKVLLTCDKGNVASQRTIIKNGGMLENEISDTVGLSKSGIIQRYWISL
- a CDS encoding CvpA family protein, with protein sequence MKKKIAAGFAVVILAFLYYYFTLPAINIHESGFWFFLAAIVVVILAVYGIRKRFHSLGDVKENKVMKGGILVIAAIVVVYAIGSLLSSPIINANKYQQLATPEERDFTEDIEEISYNQIPLLDKDSAELLGNRKMGSMVDMVSQFEVSNIYSQINYQGQPYRVTPLVYASPIKWLTNQKEGIPAYIRIDMATQNTELVKLEKGIRYSESEYFNRNIYRHLRFNYPTYMFDQLSFEINDEGVPYWICPVKKFNIGLFGGQTIGKVVLCNAVTGETEEYKIEDCPQWVDRAYPADLLIQLYNYHGMLKNGFFNSILGQKGCLKTTDGYNYLALEDDVWVYTGITSVSGDRSNVGFVLMNQRTMETRYYSCAGAEEYSAMESAEGQVQNLKYTAAFPLLLNISGEPTYFMALKDGAGLVKKYAMVNIQKYQNVAIGDTVAECEKAYVKLLSANGISSEGGELTMETVSGKIKRVAQAVIDGNSHFYVVLENKDLVFDIPVTEYPEIVKYDVGDTLTIEYTEGEPVCTVISLQE